In Aspergillus nidulans FGSC A4 chromosome II, the genomic stretch AAGTACGTACGCCACGGTTCCAGGTGTCCCAGAgcttgttggtggtggtgtcGAAGGCACTATTAGAAGATATAGTTAGCATGCGGAAGGACGCATGGATATGTCGGACGGTGACACGCACACTTCGAAAGCGAAAGCACCGACGAAGATAGATGTCAGGTAGACAGCATTTCGGCGGATGAGTGTCCTATACGTGGTTGCAATTACTCTGGTCAGCAATGTCGGAAATACAGCAATCGTGTCATCCGCGGACGACCGGGGATGGGAAGACGTGCTGGTAGATAGAGGTAGCGAGCTAGACGGGGAGACCTGTGGTTAGCCATTGCTCTCAGTCGCATCAAAGTATCTGCCAGAGAAACTCACAGCACCGGCCATTgtgacgacgaagacaaaCAGCGAagaattgaggaagagagagcgGGCGCGCAAAAGAACTCTGATGCTCACAACAGAACGGGCGACGGGGAGATCGGGTCGGATTTGAGGTTTCCAAGAGACGAAAAGCAGCGGGAATCCACGGCCCGCTGATTGGTCAACCGGGCCAGAAGAGAAATTGTGCACATTATATTACATAATGCGGACTATACCTCCGAGCCTCTTATTCTTATGTCTTCCTAGGGACCAAACGTATTGCGAAGCAAAACAGCCCCTCCGTGTGACGGCAACCAACCTACATACTGCATACAGATGATCTTGATTTGCACCATTGACACCTCAACCCTCGAGTCTTAAGAGATCGAGCTGGCAGCCCTCTCCACCTGGCTATCCTTTATCCCTTGCAGACATTGCCGATTCCTCTTGATTCATCACAGAACACAGAACACATTGCCCAGAATCGTAGTAGCCAACGAACTTAACATCAATGGCCTCACCAAACCAGATATCCAATGTTTCACAATCCGGAATCACGACT encodes the following:
- a CDS encoding cytochrome b-c1 complex subunit 9 (transcript_id=CADANIAT00004773); this encodes MAGAVSPSSSLPLSTSTSSHPRSSADDTIAVFPTLLTRVIATTYRTLIRRNAVYLTSIFVGAFAFEVAFDTTTNKLWDTWNRGRQWKDIKHQYLTKADEEDDE